From Kineosporia succinea, the proteins below share one genomic window:
- a CDS encoding MBL fold metallo-hydrolase: MSIDTTPWGRWREVGDRVFVRRNKTLDMNAGLVLGEDRCLVIDTRGNEREGRELYRAVRSVTGLPHVVALTHSHFDHCFGTQVFADAQPGCEIWSHERCHADLSANGRCQRAEIAGWLRESGQEVLADEVDAVRITPPNRTMSCDATLDLGGRHVVLHHPGRGHTDHDMVVEVPDAHVAFVGDLVEQGAPPSFDHAYPLDWAATLNRLLDRLSGVVVPGHGDVVDAGFVARQATEIAQVADVARRLPPHLDDAELEWHAGRLAVGSAAGFIALRRAQEHLAQLAQL, encoded by the coding sequence GTGAGTATCGACACCACCCCCTGGGGTCGCTGGCGCGAGGTCGGCGACCGGGTCTTCGTGCGCCGCAACAAGACGCTCGACATGAACGCCGGCCTGGTCCTCGGCGAAGACCGCTGCCTGGTGATCGACACCCGGGGCAACGAGCGCGAGGGGCGGGAGCTCTACCGCGCGGTCCGCTCGGTCACCGGGCTGCCGCACGTGGTGGCCCTGACCCACTCGCACTTCGACCACTGCTTCGGCACCCAGGTGTTCGCCGACGCCCAGCCCGGCTGTGAGATCTGGTCGCACGAGCGGTGTCACGCCGACCTGTCCGCCAACGGCCGGTGCCAGCGCGCCGAGATCGCGGGCTGGCTGCGCGAGTCCGGGCAGGAGGTGCTGGCCGACGAGGTCGACGCCGTGCGCATCACGCCGCCCAACCGCACCATGTCGTGCGACGCCACCCTCGATCTCGGTGGGCGGCACGTGGTGCTGCACCATCCGGGGCGTGGGCACACCGACCACGACATGGTGGTGGAGGTGCCCGACGCCCACGTCGCCTTCGTCGGTGACCTGGTCGAGCAGGGCGCGCCGCCGTCGTTCGACCACGCCTACCCCCTCGACTGGGCCGCCACGCTGAACCGGCTGCTCGACCGGCTGAGTGGCGTGGTCGTGCCCGGTCACGGTGACGTGGTCGATGCCGGGTTCGTGGCCCGGCAGGCCACCGAGATCGCGCAGGTGGCCGACGTCGCCCGGCGGCTGCCCCCGCACCTCGACGACGCCGAGCTGGAGTGGCACGCCGGTCGCCTGGCCGTCGGTTCCGCGGCCGGTTTCATCGCGCTGCGCCGGGCCCAGGAGCATCTGGCGCAGCTCGCTCAGCTGTGA
- a CDS encoding TetR/AcrR family transcriptional regulator codes for MALRDRRREILDAAAPIFGEEGYERASIDAIASRAGVSKPTVYSHFGGKEQLFRESVADSAQQQNEAALGAIAQLDYSAEGWQEALYRLGLGLADCSLSPCSVFLDRMIAAEVGRDPDIFDVVQVRAVRPVQEALAGRLAMLGNAGFLRIADPVKAARQFMVLVNAELPGLTVLGTQRISTEAFEGAVHDGVDTFLRAYAAEPAI; via the coding sequence GTGGCTCTGAGAGACCGACGGCGCGAGATTCTCGACGCGGCCGCGCCGATCTTCGGCGAAGAGGGGTACGAGCGGGCGAGCATCGACGCCATCGCCTCCCGGGCCGGCGTCTCCAAACCCACGGTGTACAGCCACTTCGGCGGCAAGGAGCAGCTGTTCCGGGAGTCGGTGGCCGACTCGGCGCAACAGCAGAACGAGGCCGCGCTCGGCGCGATCGCCCAGCTCGACTACTCCGCCGAGGGCTGGCAGGAGGCGCTCTACCGGCTCGGTCTGGGCTTGGCCGACTGCTCGCTGAGCCCGTGCTCGGTGTTTCTGGACCGGATGATCGCGGCCGAGGTCGGGCGCGACCCCGACATCTTCGACGTCGTTCAGGTGCGCGCGGTTCGCCCGGTGCAGGAGGCGCTCGCCGGGCGTCTCGCCATGCTCGGCAACGCTGGTTTTCTGCGTATCGCCGATCCGGTCAAGGCCGCGCGGCAGTTCATGGTGCTCGTGAACGCGGAGCTGCCCGGGCTCACGGTGCTGGGCACACAGCGCATCAGCACGGAGGCCTTCGAGGGGGCCGTGCACGACGGGGTAGACACGTTCCTGCGGGCATACGCGGCGGAACCGGCCATCTGA
- a CDS encoding MFS transporter, which translates to MTVKEVPRSALAAVATAALLAVLDGTVVAVALDSLADSFDARLDQVVWVTIAYLLAVASVLPVLSYLTSRFGPRALFVTGMLIFLAGSGLTALSWSVPALIGFRVVQGIGGGIVEPTAMTLAAGLAPEGQMGRVMGVMSMIVNVAPVLGPLVGGLLLQTGHWQWIFVVNLPLGLLVLGAVLRVTRARMEDAPQARAGSVADVRGLLMLTAGFVGVLFALNRSGESGLSPVVVLTGVVGVLLLAAYAPHAARVTRAGRPPAFDLRLLARPGFGASMGVMGLVGLVMFIQLTSLPLFAAQRFGVSGLEQGVLVSALGIGLLVSMSASGRLSDSIGARPLVAGGAVVTLAGALVFVAGHDQLPPTVLYVLFVVVGLGFGATAAPTVAGAFRLLGPGEQAAGTTALFMTVQFGASVGVTLLGLLRTVSPDWVSWLFLIVAGAQLIVLALATRLAVRQGAVLTSGQPPHFSSS; encoded by the coding sequence ATGACAGTCAAAGAGGTGCCCAGGTCGGCACTCGCGGCCGTCGCCACGGCGGCCCTTCTCGCGGTGCTCGACGGCACGGTGGTGGCGGTGGCGCTCGACTCGCTGGCCGATTCGTTCGACGCCCGTCTCGACCAGGTGGTGTGGGTGACCATCGCGTATCTGCTGGCGGTGGCGTCGGTGCTGCCGGTGCTCAGCTACTTGACCTCCCGGTTCGGTCCGCGCGCCCTGTTCGTCACCGGGATGCTGATCTTCCTGGCCGGTTCCGGTCTGACGGCGCTGTCCTGGTCGGTGCCCGCGCTGATCGGGTTCCGGGTGGTCCAGGGCATCGGGGGCGGCATCGTCGAGCCGACCGCGATGACGCTGGCCGCCGGCCTCGCCCCCGAGGGACAGATGGGCCGGGTCATGGGCGTGATGTCGATGATCGTGAACGTGGCCCCGGTGCTCGGCCCGCTCGTCGGCGGGCTCCTGCTCCAGACCGGGCACTGGCAGTGGATCTTCGTGGTCAACCTGCCTCTCGGACTACTGGTGCTGGGCGCGGTGCTCCGGGTCACCAGGGCTCGAATGGAGGACGCCCCTCAGGCCCGGGCGGGATCCGTCGCCGATGTGCGGGGTCTCCTCATGCTCACGGCCGGGTTCGTCGGGGTGCTGTTCGCCCTGAACCGTTCCGGGGAGAGCGGTCTGAGTCCCGTGGTCGTCCTGACCGGCGTCGTCGGGGTTCTCCTCCTGGCCGCCTACGCACCGCACGCCGCCCGCGTCACCCGTGCCGGTCGTCCACCCGCATTCGATCTGCGACTGCTCGCCCGCCCCGGTTTCGGCGCGAGCATGGGGGTGATGGGCCTGGTCGGGCTGGTCATGTTCATCCAGCTGACGTCGCTGCCCCTGTTCGCCGCGCAGCGGTTCGGCGTGTCCGGGCTGGAGCAGGGGGTACTCGTCAGCGCCCTGGGCATCGGGCTCCTGGTGTCGATGAGCGCGAGCGGCCGGCTGAGCGACAGCATCGGTGCGCGTCCGCTGGTGGCCGGGGGGGCGGTCGTCACCCTGGCCGGGGCGCTGGTCTTCGTGGCCGGGCACGACCAACTGCCGCCGACGGTGCTCTACGTGCTCTTCGTCGTGGTCGGCCTGGGCTTCGGCGCCACCGCGGCCCCGACCGTGGCCGGGGCGTTCCGGTTGCTCGGGCCGGGGGAGCAGGCGGCGGGTACGACCGCGTTGTTCATGACCGTGCAGTTCGGCGCGTCGGTGGGCGTGACCCTGCTCGGTCTGCTGCGGACGGTGTCACCGGACTGGGTGAGTTGGCTGTTCCTGATCGTCGCCGGGGCCCAGCTGATCGTGCTCGCTCTGGCCACCCGGCTCGCGGTGCGTCAGGGGGCGGTCTTGACGAGCGGGCAGCCGCCGCACTTCTCCTCGTCCTGA
- a CDS encoding (2Fe-2S)-binding protein translates to MRLLAQRLTELDPESPHAYAAWPFGEVPERGRWITPREVIEAMLTSEGPHLRHGPAVTGARLIGSLGYAAAGRLGVAIANTGQAYDTGPDSLVLRLDDEGLVAQIAVRSTRFAVLPTDELAGTPGVDVTEDLAGLVSWAARNAYATLAPLIEQIHARTRYGTVAMWNQVADSVLSPTTKSPALVGGSQEAGRAAGQLFLDALVAEGAPIRRRGTVRILENSTLDPVRGMCCLFYRQDEEKCGGCPLVKTAP, encoded by the coding sequence GTGAGACTGCTCGCCCAGCGCCTGACCGAACTCGACCCGGAGAGCCCTCACGCCTACGCGGCGTGGCCTTTCGGTGAGGTTCCCGAGCGCGGTCGGTGGATCACTCCGCGTGAGGTGATCGAGGCCATGCTCACATCCGAGGGGCCTCACCTCCGCCACGGCCCGGCGGTCACCGGCGCCCGGCTGATCGGCAGCCTGGGCTACGCGGCGGCCGGCCGTCTCGGCGTCGCGATCGCGAACACCGGCCAGGCCTACGACACCGGGCCCGACTCGCTGGTGCTGCGGCTCGACGACGAGGGCCTCGTCGCCCAGATCGCCGTGCGATCAACCCGTTTCGCGGTGCTGCCGACCGATGAGCTGGCCGGCACGCCGGGTGTCGACGTCACCGAGGACCTCGCCGGGCTGGTGTCGTGGGCGGCCCGCAACGCCTACGCGACGCTGGCGCCCCTGATCGAGCAGATCCACGCGCGCACTCGCTACGGCACGGTGGCGATGTGGAACCAGGTCGCCGACTCGGTGCTGAGCCCGACCACCAAGAGCCCGGCGCTGGTGGGCGGCAGCCAGGAGGCCGGTCGCGCCGCCGGTCAGCTCTTCCTCGATGCCCTGGTGGCCGAGGGCGCCCCGATCCGGCGGCGCGGCACGGTGCGCATCCTGGAGAACAGCACGCTCGATCCGGTGCGGGGCATGTGCTGCCTCTTCTATCGTCAGGACGAGGAGAAGTGCGGCGGCTGCCCGCTCGTCAAGACCGCCCCCTGA
- a CDS encoding ATP-grasp domain-containing protein — protein sequence MAVVLLARNPTDSVTHGLLPAARDLGLPVRVLTDDPDAHRRAYADRPDAPEVVGVSVHDVRAVLAAIEATGRPAAVISNSDHLQVQTALAAQYLELPGKDWRSAQRARDKGLMRARLRSAGLDDTYCHRLVTGVPLPEAADIPFPVVLKPAEGVASEDVVLVSDRDELVRRVFETRARREGDLLLEGLLDGPLRTLETFGDGERLRVLGSWQTRVSPPPYFIEERLTWNPAPDPAEVTAVLAQLERLGAGFGACHTEYIVTAAGPRLVEVNDRIIGDHCDFAMARLLGEPLFHELLRLLTGEPLEPPVPKEPQAGVVHWVLVDAGGVLLKAPDAFTEQRGEYQLDYRPMKDVGTPVRVTGTNRDYLGSVTVTGPDSAGVEAVTGEFLAGGHWVIG from the coding sequence ATGGCCGTGGTTCTGCTCGCCCGTAATCCCACCGACTCCGTCACGCACGGACTGCTGCCCGCCGCCCGGGACCTGGGACTTCCCGTCCGGGTGCTGACCGACGACCCGGACGCGCACCGGCGCGCCTACGCCGATCGGCCGGATGCCCCCGAGGTCGTGGGAGTTTCGGTGCACGACGTGCGGGCCGTGCTCGCCGCGATCGAGGCCACCGGCCGGCCCGCCGCGGTGATCAGCAACAGCGACCACCTCCAGGTTCAGACCGCCCTGGCCGCGCAGTACCTGGAACTGCCCGGCAAGGACTGGCGTTCGGCCCAGCGCGCCCGCGACAAGGGCCTGATGCGGGCCCGGCTTCGATCGGCGGGACTGGACGACACCTACTGCCATCGACTCGTGACCGGCGTTCCGCTGCCCGAGGCTGCGGACATTCCCTTCCCGGTCGTTCTCAAACCCGCAGAAGGCGTCGCCAGTGAAGACGTCGTGCTGGTGAGTGATCGGGATGAGTTGGTGCGAAGGGTCTTTGAGACACGGGCGAGGCGCGAGGGCGACCTGCTGCTGGAAGGCCTGCTCGACGGTCCGCTGCGCACGCTCGAGACCTTCGGCGACGGCGAGCGCCTGCGGGTGCTCGGCAGCTGGCAGACCCGGGTGTCGCCCCCGCCGTACTTCATCGAGGAGCGCCTGACCTGGAACCCGGCGCCCGACCCGGCCGAGGTCACGGCCGTGCTGGCCCAGCTGGAACGGCTCGGCGCGGGTTTCGGCGCCTGCCACACCGAGTACATCGTGACGGCTGCCGGTCCCCGGCTGGTCGAGGTCAACGACCGGATCATCGGCGACCACTGCGACTTCGCGATGGCCCGGCTGCTCGGCGAGCCCTTGTTCCACGAGCTGTTGCGCCTGCTCACGGGTGAGCCACTGGAGCCGCCGGTCCCGAAAGAACCACAGGCCGGGGTGGTGCACTGGGTGCTGGTCGATGCCGGCGGGGTGCTGCTCAAGGCTCCGGACGCGTTCACCGAGCAGCGGGGCGAGTACCAGCTCGACTACCGGCCCATGAAAGACGTGGGCACACCGGTGCGCGTGACCGGGACCAATCGCGACTACCTCGGCTCGGTCACCGTGACCGGCCCCGACTCCGCCGGGGTCGAGGCCGTGACCGGTGAGTTCCTGGCCGGCGGGCACTGGGTGATCGGATGA
- a CDS encoding IucA/IucC family siderophore biosynthesis protein — protein MRPARRPAPRPAPAFERDLVLRLGTALLREDVAGLRTRGQLMPAPSPRVAHGGSGLRSSIGWTQRVEKEERYADLWLALNGLRLPVRVGSPSRGDLVSDLVMREPRVIRVSPTSRSEATRLSAVVHVLESELLSGVAPGLAHEYRTGFRALLAEARAAGSAAKVRRAHRSEVMGRLRVSWTEALATPTPQPDDQTVDVVTAQSWEISETLSAYRDHPIYPFSMARVGLRRADLRRWAPEHAPRFGLRWVSVPRELVSTSGDLPGWWPGDDRVAIPVHPAMTKKQLGGVLEAAKIPARPFPAPRLQVRPTLSMRTVVPEADRSVHLKVPMPMRTLGRLNLRLVSRASLADGAVLSQGLSELIRNDGQFAESVLTADESTWLHADNHLAVLVRRWPVLTDARVLPVAGLTARGWDGRLLGVMLAERFFGGDLDAFLGSYLRTLLTWQVTLWLKHGIVHEAHSQNVLVVVDENRVRLLLRDLDSCLVDPDLGSSVTQGLAERLTDHRLIAKDPVDLAAMFVTTTLHQCVASVLISTATALGRPVTPLLAQVRPLLLEIAESHPDARDTALLTSGIARAERLPVKRTLTAATLLPKSRTGAADVNKFYGADAPTYL, from the coding sequence ATGAGGCCCGCACGTCGTCCCGCGCCTCGTCCCGCTCCCGCCTTCGAGCGCGACCTGGTGCTGCGTCTCGGCACCGCGCTGCTCCGCGAGGACGTGGCCGGTCTGCGCACCCGCGGTCAGCTGATGCCCGCGCCGAGCCCGCGGGTGGCTCACGGCGGCTCGGGTCTGCGCTCGTCGATCGGGTGGACGCAGCGGGTCGAGAAAGAGGAGCGGTACGCCGACCTCTGGCTCGCCCTGAACGGCCTTCGCCTTCCGGTGCGCGTGGGGTCACCGTCACGTGGTGACCTGGTCAGCGACCTGGTGATGCGCGAACCCCGGGTGATCCGGGTCAGCCCGACGTCGCGGTCCGAGGCCACCCGGCTCAGTGCCGTCGTCCACGTGCTCGAGTCCGAGCTGCTGAGTGGTGTCGCTCCCGGGCTGGCGCACGAGTACCGCACCGGTTTCCGGGCTCTCCTCGCCGAGGCGCGGGCGGCCGGGAGCGCCGCGAAGGTCCGGCGGGCGCACCGGTCCGAGGTCATGGGACGCCTGCGGGTGTCGTGGACCGAGGCCCTGGCCACGCCCACGCCACAGCCCGACGACCAGACCGTCGACGTGGTCACGGCGCAGTCCTGGGAGATCTCGGAGACCCTGTCCGCCTACCGCGACCACCCGATCTACCCGTTCTCGATGGCCCGGGTCGGGCTGCGCCGCGCCGACCTGCGCCGCTGGGCGCCGGAACACGCGCCGCGCTTCGGTCTGCGCTGGGTGTCGGTGCCCCGCGAGCTGGTCAGCACCTCGGGTGACCTGCCCGGCTGGTGGCCCGGCGACGACCGGGTGGCCATCCCCGTGCACCCGGCCATGACCAAGAAGCAGCTGGGCGGAGTGCTCGAAGCCGCGAAGATCCCGGCCCGGCCGTTCCCGGCGCCCCGGCTGCAGGTCCGGCCCACTCTTTCGATGCGCACCGTGGTGCCGGAGGCCGACCGGTCGGTGCACCTGAAGGTGCCGATGCCGATGCGCACCCTCGGCCGGCTGAACCTGCGCCTGGTCAGCCGGGCCTCGCTCGCTGACGGTGCGGTGCTGTCGCAGGGCCTGAGTGAGCTCATCCGCAACGACGGGCAGTTCGCCGAGTCGGTGCTCACCGCCGACGAGAGCACCTGGCTGCACGCAGACAACCACCTCGCCGTGCTGGTGCGCCGCTGGCCGGTGCTCACCGACGCCCGGGTGCTGCCGGTGGCCGGGCTCACCGCTCGCGGGTGGGACGGGCGCCTGCTCGGCGTCATGCTCGCCGAGCGGTTCTTCGGCGGCGACCTGGACGCGTTCCTCGGCAGCTACCTGCGCACGCTGCTGACCTGGCAGGTCACGCTGTGGCTGAAGCACGGCATCGTGCACGAGGCGCACTCGCAGAACGTGCTCGTCGTGGTGGACGAGAACCGGGTGCGCCTGCTGCTGCGCGACCTGGACAGCTGCCTCGTCGACCCGGACCTGGGCAGCAGCGTCACGCAGGGGCTCGCCGAGAGACTCACCGACCACCGGCTGATCGCGAAGGACCCGGTGGATCTGGCTGCCATGTTCGTCACCACCACGCTGCACCAGTGCGTGGCCTCGGTGCTGATCTCGACCGCGACGGCCCTGGGCCGACCGGTCACCCCGCTGCTGGCCCAGGTCCGACCGCTGCTGCTGGAGATCGCCGAGTCGCACCCGGATGCACGCGACACCGCACTCCTGACCTCAGGAATCGCCCGGGCGGAGAGACTTCCGGTGAAACGGACGCTCACCGCCGCCACTCTCCTGCCGAAATCCCGCACCGGAGCTGCCGACGTGAACAAGTTCTACGGCGCCGACGCGCCCACCTACCTGTGA
- a CDS encoding IucA/IucC family protein, producing MSAEAVTIIALLNCLVREVSGPAGLVTPDGADRVTIRLEKSDRTLSAGLLRPMGNVSRETMQPRFSGQVESGEKPLSWREVLELVDAELTAITGATAEHLTGQIAISNGLIAEALRRPVPEPSPHPYLDLEQSLLAGHRYHPAPKARSGSVGEIRRYAPELGARFQLHHLAVRSELVREIGAEPDHDQAPSGYRLLPLHPWQYAILSRGRELPAALGDGRAIDLGPSGPMMRPTSSVRTVAADDTGFVKLSLSVLITNCLRINPWHEVQAAVTLAGLLESLRRELAVRFPGTVLLRETRGMTADLGPGTADQLGVIHREGLGALAPGVLAVPSAALAEPVPHPIVQRLLSRLTSDRSLLLDWWRRYLRHLLPPVLHAFARHGVVFEAHLQNVVVGLDPQGLPVQLVLRDLEGVKLVREQRPDDLAAMPEPVRAHVGTPRGRGWDRVGYCLLANHVGGLVSALADRDPGAEPALWAAVHDQLAEAEPFAELEAVLAGEPVPAKTNLLTRWRSAADRDSGYVPLFLPLTADSRT from the coding sequence GTGAGCGCCGAGGCCGTCACCATCATCGCCCTGCTCAACTGCCTGGTGCGGGAGGTCTCCGGTCCGGCCGGTCTCGTCACGCCGGACGGGGCCGACCGGGTGACCATCCGGCTGGAGAAATCGGACAGGACCTTAAGTGCCGGGCTGCTGCGGCCGATGGGCAATGTTTCCCGTGAAACTATGCAGCCGCGATTCAGTGGTCAGGTTGAATCGGGCGAAAAGCCGCTGAGCTGGCGTGAAGTGCTCGAGCTGGTGGACGCCGAGCTGACCGCCATCACCGGCGCGACGGCCGAGCACCTGACCGGTCAGATCGCGATCTCGAACGGGCTGATCGCCGAGGCCCTGCGGCGGCCGGTGCCCGAGCCGTCGCCACACCCGTACCTCGACCTCGAGCAGTCGCTGCTCGCCGGGCACCGCTACCACCCGGCTCCCAAGGCCAGGTCGGGATCCGTGGGTGAGATCCGGCGGTACGCCCCCGAGCTGGGCGCCCGGTTCCAGCTGCACCACCTGGCCGTGCGGTCGGAGCTGGTGCGCGAGATTGGCGCGGAACCGGACCACGACCAGGCTCCCTCGGGCTACCGCCTGCTGCCTCTGCACCCCTGGCAGTACGCGATCCTCAGCCGGGGGCGAGAGCTGCCGGCCGCTCTCGGCGACGGCCGCGCCATCGACCTGGGCCCGAGCGGCCCGATGATGCGCCCCACGTCGTCGGTGCGCACGGTCGCGGCCGACGACACCGGATTCGTGAAGCTCAGCCTGAGTGTGCTCATCACCAACTGCCTGCGCATCAACCCCTGGCACGAGGTGCAGGCCGCGGTCACGCTGGCCGGGCTGCTCGAGTCGCTGCGCCGGGAGCTGGCCGTCCGCTTCCCCGGCACGGTGCTGCTGCGCGAGACCCGCGGGATGACGGCCGACCTGGGTCCCGGCACGGCCGACCAGCTCGGCGTGATCCACCGTGAGGGCTTGGGCGCGCTCGCCCCGGGGGTGCTGGCCGTGCCGTCGGCGGCGCTCGCCGAGCCGGTGCCGCACCCGATCGTGCAGCGGCTGCTCTCGCGTCTCACCAGCGACCGTTCGCTGCTGCTCGACTGGTGGCGGCGCTACCTGCGGCACCTGCTGCCGCCGGTGCTGCACGCCTTCGCCCGGCACGGCGTGGTCTTCGAGGCCCACCTGCAGAACGTGGTGGTCGGGCTCGATCCGCAGGGCCTGCCGGTGCAGCTCGTCCTGCGTGATCTGGAAGGTGTGAAGCTGGTGCGCGAGCAGCGGCCCGACGACCTCGCCGCGATGCCCGAACCGGTCCGTGCCCATGTCGGCACTCCGCGCGGCCGGGGCTGGGACCGGGTCGGCTACTGCCTGCTCGCGAATCACGTCGGCGGGCTGGTCTCGGCCCTGGCCGACCGCGACCCGGGAGCCGAACCGGCGCTCTGGGCGGCCGTCCACGACCAGCTGGCCGAGGCCGAGCCGTTCGCCGAGCTGGAGGCCGTGCTCGCCGGGGAACCGGTGCCGGCCAAGACCAATCTGCTCACCCGCTGGCGGTCCGCCGCGGATCGCGACAGCGGATATGTGCCCCTCTTCCTGCCGTTGACGGCAGACTCGAGAACATGA
- a CDS encoding YbaK/EbsC family protein, translating to MNLTWQPASERPDLLADTVRKAIESDPALAAVVEVAEIDPAHSDTAVLVEQYSDVTLEDCGNCVLVSGKRGGEVSLAACLVLGATRADVNGVVRRHLNVRKASFAPLAEVEQATGMEYGGITPIGLPPEWQLLISEGVAAHPRVVIGSGVRRSKLRLPGAALTGTVLPGLALEI from the coding sequence ATGAACCTCACCTGGCAACCCGCGTCCGAACGCCCTGACCTGCTCGCCGACACCGTGCGCAAGGCGATCGAGAGCGACCCGGCCCTGGCCGCCGTGGTCGAGGTCGCCGAGATCGATCCGGCCCACTCGGACACGGCCGTGCTGGTCGAGCAGTACAGCGACGTGACCCTCGAGGACTGCGGCAACTGCGTGCTGGTGTCGGGCAAGCGCGGTGGCGAGGTCTCACTGGCTGCCTGCCTGGTGCTCGGGGCGACCCGGGCCGACGTCAACGGGGTGGTGCGCCGGCACCTGAACGTGCGCAAGGCGTCGTTCGCGCCGCTGGCCGAGGTGGAGCAGGCGACGGGCATGGAGTACGGCGGCATCACCCCGATCGGCCTGCCGCCGGAGTGGCAGCTGCTGATCTCGGAGGGCGTGGCCGCGCATCCGCGAGTGGTCATCGGGAGCGGGGTGCGGCGGTCGAAGCTGCGGCTGCCCGGGGCGGCGCTGACCGGAACCGTTCTCCCCGGGCTGGCCCTGGAAATCTGA
- a CDS encoding M949_RS01915 family surface polysaccharide biosynthesis protein, translated as MPAADFAPWFAHQNSGRHGAPSQPGLPAAPSHEGPSPYTQPDQGGWAEGAQDTTQVVPPVPSEPDQTQVVPPVAGNQNAATMPLPLIGDELPPEAAAPAAPAAPKKKPVIRRVAAPEPPAKPSRPQRPPVPEDRNAYAPPQNGDIWATFSGPIPLPDEVLAQQGKAPQTRKPVKPAPAPDPVPHGDDSPPSAVKQFFTTQLPEARFVLIAVAGGLVLLLIVLVALLSGRGDGGDGSTAGSTPTAPQPVELGGRDPDGLQNLTQVSASRLLKKAGVASGGTIVSAFTWDDNNGKNLVAAIKVPTANSKTTLKVVQVARLDADKPKVLRSMTDPDLPQCKTGRAGGQAAFAENGLRVRDLDADGYAEVLAGWSSRCGAEDTPSEAKLALVSNGTKYIVRGSGVVGSQTGATTPDPAVDEWPNDFYATTAKIYAEMFFPVTK; from the coding sequence ATGCCGGCTGCCGACTTCGCGCCCTGGTTCGCCCATCAGAACTCCGGGCGCCACGGGGCCCCGAGCCAGCCGGGTCTACCGGCCGCACCCTCGCACGAGGGCCCCTCCCCGTACACGCAGCCCGATCAGGGTGGCTGGGCCGAGGGCGCGCAGGACACGACCCAGGTCGTGCCGCCGGTGCCGTCCGAGCCCGACCAGACCCAGGTCGTGCCCCCGGTCGCGGGCAACCAGAACGCGGCCACGATGCCGCTGCCGCTGATCGGTGACGAGCTGCCGCCCGAGGCGGCCGCACCCGCCGCTCCGGCGGCCCCGAAGAAGAAGCCGGTGATCCGCCGGGTCGCGGCCCCCGAGCCGCCCGCGAAACCGTCGCGGCCGCAGCGTCCGCCGGTGCCCGAAGACCGCAACGCCTACGCCCCGCCGCAGAACGGCGACATCTGGGCCACCTTCAGCGGCCCGATCCCGCTGCCCGACGAGGTCCTGGCCCAGCAGGGCAAGGCGCCGCAGACACGCAAGCCGGTCAAGCCGGCACCCGCGCCCGACCCCGTGCCCCACGGTGACGACTCGCCGCCCAGCGCGGTGAAGCAGTTCTTCACCACCCAGCTGCCCGAGGCCCGGTTCGTGCTCATCGCCGTGGCCGGTGGCCTGGTGCTGCTGCTGATCGTGCTGGTGGCGCTGCTGTCCGGCCGGGGCGACGGCGGCGACGGATCCACGGCCGGCAGCACGCCGACGGCCCCGCAGCCGGTCGAGCTGGGTGGCCGCGATCCCGACGGCCTCCAGAACCTCACCCAGGTGTCGGCGTCACGACTGCTGAAGAAGGCCGGGGTGGCTTCCGGCGGCACCATCGTCTCGGCGTTCACCTGGGACGACAACAACGGCAAGAACCTGGTCGCCGCGATCAAGGTGCCCACCGCCAACAGCAAGACCACCCTGAAGGTCGTGCAGGTGGCCCGCCTCGACGCCGACAAGCCCAAGGTGCTGCGCTCGATGACCGACCCCGACCTGCCCCAGTGCAAGACCGGCCGGGCCGGTGGGCAGGCGGCGTTCGCCGAGAACGGCCTGCGGGTGCGTGACCTCGACGCCGACGGCTACGCCGAGGTGCTCGCGGGCTGGTCGTCGCGCTGCGGCGCCGAAGACACGCCCAGCGAGGCCAAGCTGGCGCTGGTCAGCAACGGCACGAAGTACATCGTGCGGGGTTCCGGCGTGGTCGGCTCGCAGACCGGCGCCACCACCCCCGACCCGGCGGTCGACGAGTGGCCGAACGATTTCTACGCCACCACGGCCAAGATCTACGCGGAGATGTTCTTCCCGGTCACCAAGTAA
- a CDS encoding phage holin family protein, with translation MQNILIKVLVNAVAIWVATAVIPGVEVSGDSTGRTIVTLLVVGAIFGVVNAIIKPVVKLFSFPFYILTLGLFAFVVNALMLELVAWLSDQLSISFTIDDFFWSAIGAAVVVTFVSMVLNLVLPDSD, from the coding sequence ATGCAGAACATCTTGATCAAGGTTCTGGTGAACGCGGTGGCGATCTGGGTGGCCACCGCGGTGATTCCCGGCGTCGAGGTGAGCGGAGACAGCACCGGCCGCACCATCGTGACCCTGCTCGTGGTGGGCGCGATCTTCGGTGTGGTGAATGCGATCATCAAACCGGTCGTGAAACTCTTCTCTTTCCCGTTTTACATCCTCACACTGGGTTTGTTCGCTTTCGTCGTCAATGCCCTGATGCTTGAGCTCGTGGCGTGGCTGTCGGATCAGCTGAGCATCTCGTTCACGATCGATGATTTCTTCTGGTCGGCCATCGGTGCTGCCGTAGTGGTGACGTTCGTGAGTATGGTGCTCAACCTGGTTCTTCCCGACAGTGACTGA